The sequence below is a genomic window from Dyadobacter chenwenxiniae.
GGGCCTGCTCAAAGCACACCATTTCGTGGCGGGTTACGAGTATCGGTTAACTGAAAATCTTAGGGTTAAGGCAGAAGCTTACTACCAGCATTTGTACAATTTGCCGGTTGAAAATTCGGACACCAGCGCTTATGCGACCATTAATGAAGGCCAGGACTTTCGGTACGTGGAGCTGGTCAATAAAGGAAAAGGAAGGAATTACGGCATCGAGGTGACCATTGAAAGGTTTTTTGACAAAAATTACTATTTCCTGATCAATTCCTCTTTGTACCAGTCCAAATACACGCCACTTGACGGTAAGGAAAGAAACACGGCCTATGCCGACAATTACCTGGTCAATGTGCTGATGGGCAAGGAGTTTCCGAACCTGGGCCGCAAGAATAATAAGAGTATTTCGCTGAATGCAAAAGTCTTTTTCGGAGGTGGGAAAAAGTACATTCCTTTACTGCGGAATGGTGCCGGGCAGGTGATAGCCAACCCGGAAAGCGGAACAGTCTGGGATTATGAAAAAGCCTACGAAGGCAAGATTGACGATATTTACCAGGTCACTTTCTCGGCCAGTCACAAGGTCAACAAACGTAAAACAACCCACGAGCTTTTTCTCAATATCGACAACATTACCAATCGCCTGAGCCGGATTTCGGAATATTACGACGATACTAAACCTGGCTCCGTGGGTTATTTCAAGCAGTTTGGTATTTTTCCCAACATCATGTACCGGATTTATTTGTAATCAGCCGGCGACGGAAGCGAATGCTTTGAAGGCAATTCGCTTCCAACGCCTATCTCCACTTCCCATATCGATGCGCTTTCGATATGGAAAGTGGAGAGACATGCTATATAATTGCTCTCAAATCAAATTTCAGGTATCAGATCGTATATTTCTTCTTTAAAATACTGGTTTCACTTTCACCGATACCCAGTTCTTTTTGCATGAAAGCTTCCACACTGCCGTATTCCGTTTTTAATGCATCGAAGAAGATATCAAGCAGCTCCGGCCGGAGTTCCATTTTTTTGTTAAGCTGTTCCACCGACATCCCGGTGTGTTCGGCCATGGGCTTCATCATTTTGCCCATCATTGGGCGGAGATATGTGTTTGAAGCGGTGAAATCTTCATTGATTGTCTGGCGCGGAACCCCAAGCGTATAGAGAAAAAGGGCAGTTGCCATACCGGTACGGTCGCGGCCACCGGTGCAATGGTAGAGCATGGCCGTTGTATCATTCATGGCCAGAAGCTTTTGAAAAAGTGGACGGTAGCGTTCACCGAAATACTTGATCCCTCCTTTTCCATAAAAATCTTCCAGAAAACCTTCGCCTTTGAACATCTTGC
It includes:
- a CDS encoding tyrosine-protein phosphatase, whose amino-acid sequence is MRKLIFCLALLIPVLSFGQLADSTQRLVHVRGAVNFRDVGGYKTTDGRQVKWNRVFRSASIQGLTPSDMDTLRAKHIYTVIDFRGKQESAQAPDRLLPNTDYLLSPAGSDDGMMSKEQMSKMFKGEGFLEDFYGKGGIKYFGERYRPLFQKLLAMNDTTAMLYHCTGGRDRTGMATALFLYTLGVPRQTINEDFTASNTYLRPMMGKMMKPMAEHTGMSVEQLNKKMELRPELLDIFFDALKTEYGSVEAFMQKELGIGESETSILKKKYTI